DNA from Branchiostoma lanceolatum isolate klBraLanc5 chromosome 9, klBraLanc5.hap2, whole genome shotgun sequence:
CATTGGAGGCGTGATCTTGTGTTGAGAGAGCTTGACTTTCAGCCATATGCTGGACTCCAAATCGACAAGATTTATGCCCTTCTTGGATGACCCAAGATTTAAGGATACGCCGAGTAGCGTTAAGCCAGAAACAAATCAAACCATCTGCCTTACGGTCTCTCAGCGGTCAACAGAGCGTGTTACCCCGAGCGAGGGGGCCAGGGACACCGCGAGTCTCCTTCAGGCTTCACAGTCGTAAATATTTCAAGGCAGGGGATTAGTAGGTTGATGACACACGGGCTTTACGCTGTAACAGATCCCGAGGTGTGAACTTTATACAAAGTAGAAAAGTTAGAGGATCGCTACAAGTGTGCGAAGTTACTTAAAGCAGTGAGCACCTTCGCATCATCATGTCAGACGTCGGAGATACAGTTCTGTTCATAAGTGAAGAGGACGACTACAGTCCAAAGGCAGAAGCACAAGGTAAGATAAGTAGTAAAGTTTACCCTATACTTGGTCGAGACAGTCTGTGTACTTGTAACGTCACAACTCCCTGTGGATGCGACTCTCGCCTTGCCTACCGACCACGCCCATATCTCCTTTATCAGATGAGCTTCATTCATGTCACATCCCATTTTAATGTATCTATTTGACATGTAGCTAATCGTAAATTTGCTGACAACATGTGTCCACtttgtatttgtactttgtatatATCATGCCGTATTGTTGTTTCACTGTAAGGTATTCATCTCTTTCGTCGGGTATACATGGCATGTTCATTTTGATCAcgattacatttgtattttgatttCGTTACCCAACATTATCATCTCATTGTTATCGTGTTGTTGAAACTTTAACTGAAAATGCCAAGAAACACAGGGTGTCCAATGCGTTTGGCGTGGCCTAAGCTCTTTGATCCGTGGCACGTGCGAACCATATAACATGTCCTTTACCCTGCGGCATGTAGACATATATACTCTAACGGAAATAGACGGGGATTAAAGTAAGGCTGGGTTGGCATAAAAACGTGACCACGGTTAATTCAAACCCTCCTTCGGGCGAGGAGAAAGGACCTTGAATTTGTGTTGAAAGCATGACGGCTGTAAAATTCATCGTTAGAGGATTAGTTGAACACATGGCCAGGATTGTAGAGGGGGTGAAGTTTATGTTTATCAAAACAAATTACCTTATCAAAATACACAATCGACAAGCAATGATACCAGCATTGAgagaacacacatgtacacaggcaCATGAAAATCTACCTTGGGTAATCATAATGTGTccctttctttttgttttgtcttcgcCGTAGATTCTGATAATGAAGACAGTGGGACCCAGACATTGTACACGGTGGACGATATAGAAAAAGGGTTGCGACAGTTCGAAAGGGAAAGCCATGGTGAGGTTACAGACCAACCAAAGTTTCCCGGCAGTAAAGGTGTGGAACCGATCTCCATCCTAGAAATGGTGACCAAAGACGCACCTGTCGACGAGAAGTCAGTAGCGCCGCCTAACGACACAGATCGTCTGTACACTATCGAAGATATCCTGGAGGCTCTGGAGACTGAAGACGGACACTTGTCATTGAAAGACAAACAGGAgaagaagatcaatcttagaaCGGAGGAGTCTAAGAAAACCGTCAAGGCGATGAGAGATGGATGCAGGAAACGTATGAAGGAAGAGGAGCGTCGCATTCGGAAGCGGACATGGCGGAAATATAGTCTGGATTCTTTGGATAGTGACAAGATGCTTGCTGGACTTTCAGGAGAGAAACAAGAACTTGAGAAACAAGACGACAAAGAAAAGGTATCTGACAGGCTTCCACAGCTCGGTGGAGATAAGCAGGAGCAGATGACTGAATCTGACGACAAGAAGGTTAACCCTGTATCGAATGCTGAGAGGAACGATGACAGAAACGCTCTCTTATCAAGCGATACCGTTAACAAAGCAGCAGCATCACCTGCTCATGATCATGAGAGCATGGGTGACGTGTCGAAGTCACTCAGTATTAGCGCAACGCACTCTACGTTGGACGATAAAGTTTCTGTGGCGCTCTCAAGTCAAGATGTTGCGTTAGGGGACGGCTTTGAAAGGAAAACCAGCACGAGCGCGGTACCGGTATTCCTCCCAGAAAGGAAAGATGTGATCCCAGGAGAGACCGGAGTCA
Protein-coding regions in this window:
- the LOC136442612 gene encoding uncharacterized protein — its product is MSDVGDTVLFISEEDDYSPKAEAQDSDNEDSGTQTLYTVDDIEKGLRQFERESHGEVTDQPKFPGSKGVEPISILEMVTKDAPVDEKSVAPPNDTDRLYTIEDILEALETEDGHLSLKDKQEKKINLRTEESKKTVKAMRDGCRKRMKEEERRIRKRTWRKYSLDSLDSDKMLAGLSGEKQELEKQDDKEKVSDRLPQLGGDKQEQMTESDDKKVNPVSNAERNDDRNALLSSDTVNKAAASPAHDHESMGDVSKSLSISATHSTLDDKVSVALSSQDVALGDGFERKTSTSAVPVFLPERKDVIPGETGVTTTSRFQCPLTDKTLRMVVQQRPHSTGCGIIDHTRYEVGHRYVQQAHREYPEKKTKRAHGNGISPSTPACSQAMKALRAYQY